Proteins found in one Plasmodium coatneyi strain Hackeri chromosome 10, complete sequence genomic segment:
- a CDS encoding Karyopherin beta: MEKIVEVIEGLSSSDSHVRNECENTLNFYKKNDLNNTVLSILKLLKSHKDSQVRLQCAILIRNLFRAYIKSSNVESVGEKEKGDNNSLLNAEEENYWDLLPDNLKNIVKSELISNISSETDKMVRSNLCNNIIDLSSKLLVNKQWPELLSVTLDFCNSNNNDVLISGFKILGGILSCIPYQLEMKREVVSSVCMKGLNSSDVQVRGECINLISCIVEDNNSVLMKCVQPCIPHILQSLSLMVKNSSSDISVLEECEKVLQAIGKMIDYNAKFFAKHISNLCDILFGICMKGESELNYDFDSSLKSLSIEALITIPERRPKMALSVPHFVDKIVHLSMLFMLDINNDSFNEWMNSIKEGKDDNQELYDIGEESLDRVGKAFSELEEAEFIHILYNKVSEFLMKNTWEHKYVAIMAIAQTIEYLPEDEIEDQLEHVIKMLLQVLLDQDVRVRYAACQAIGQISLDHQPYVQKEYPRQIITALITTMNDVHLRVQSHATAAFVNYAEELDKMALLPFADMIIDILLQKLNSSNYLLVREQAVTAIAVIAGVIEEDFLKYYSTVVPMMKDIIQKAVSEEERTCRGKAIECISIIGLSVGKEIFLEDAKECMNALLQISSTKMDPDDTVKEYIQEAIGRICRALGNDFFPYLSSIVPTILSLLSILPKPLTDDEEDLTITMVSNGQYVGLKTSLLEDQEKALDLLIIIIEVLKENYKDYIEATATAVLPMLNYELSDEIKQKALTAVSELIEAAKILSEKTDNNKTMLHAILTAAAEKVLKSLSDTKLDDNYEYILDVMIIESNGLYMCLQKAGANVLPDGTLKLFFNQIFKLLQCSTDRRVVYNQKKNNEDVDEDELLIIDREEELEQNYRTNLLDILGVLIKYHSTQFLNTCCDICITFINTYMNSPNAEDVALALYVCDDLLEFLQENSVCLWEYFMNPLLLNINHTDDKVKQAACYGVIQATKIEAFSKYANVAVEYLLKLVHQNTSGKKPKEFISAIDNAVAALGDIVLMHTSKFNNAEELIKLWLNNLPIKEDDAEGRRVHKNLIDLVTQNHPLLFGKDNSNTAKIIEIFLTIYETDFSDADCNKKIASLINSLDQAYLSNLASSALTNKQAKKLNHIVNSNRK, encoded by the coding sequence taaaaaatatagtcAAATCAGAACTGATAAGTAATATAAGTTCCGAAACTGATAAAATGGTGAGAAGCAACTTATGCAACAACATAATAGATTTGTCGTCGAAGCTACTTGTAAATAAGCAGTGGCCAGAATTGTTATCTGTGACGTTGGATTTTTGCAATTCTAACAACAATGACGTATTGATAAGTGGGTTTAAAATATTGGGAGGTATATTAAGTTGTATCCCATACCAGCTGGAGATGAAAAGAGAGGTAGTTTCTTCTGTCTGTATGAAAGGGTTAAATTCTTCAGATGTGCAAGTCAGAGGGGAATGCATCAATTTGATATCATGCATAGTAGAAGATAACAACTCTGTACTAATGAAGTGTGTACAGCCATGTATTCCACATATTTTGCAGTCGCTAAGTTTGATGGTAAAAAATAGCAGCTCAGATATCTCCGTGTTGGAAGAATGTGAAAAGGTACTTCAGGCGATTGGAAAAATGATTGACTATAATGCCAAGTTTTTTGCCAAACATATTTCCAACTTGTGTGACATCCTCTTTGGTATATGTATGAAAGGAGAGAGCGAATTAAATTACGATTTTGACAGCAGCTTAAAGTCGTTAAGTATTGAAGCGCTTATTACTATCCCCGAGAGGAGACCAAAAATGGCTCTCTctgttccccattttgtggaCAAAATAGTGCACCTATCCATGTTATTTATGCTTGATATTAATAATGACTCTTTTAACGAGTGGATGAATTCgattaaggaaggaaaggacgaCAACCAGGAATTGTATGACATAGGGGAAGAATCGCTAGACCGAGTTGGAAAAGCATTTAGCGAACTGGAGGAAGCTGAGTTTATTCACATTCTGTATAATAAGGTGTCTGAATTTTTAATGAAGAACACATGGGAACATAAGTACGTTGCTATTATGGCCATAGCGCAGACGATAGAATATTTGCCTGAGGACGAAATAGAGGATCAACTGGAGCATGTAATAAAGATGTTGTTGCAGGTGTTGCTTGATCAGGATGTGAGAGTTAGGTATGCTGCTTGCCAGGCCATTGGACAAATTTCCCTAGACCACCAACCGTATGTGCAGAAGGAGTACCCTCGACAAATAATCACTGCTTTAATAACCACCATGAATGACGTACACCTACGAGTTCAGTCACACGCAACTGCAGCTTTTGTAAACTACGCAGAGGAACTCGACAAAATGGCACTCCTCCCATTTGCAGATATGATTATTGACATCCTACTACAGAAACTGAATTCGTCCAACTATTTGCTTGTGAGAGAACAGGCCGTAACTGCCATAGCAGTTATTGCAGGAGTGATTGAGGAGGATTTCCTAAAGTATTACTCTACTGTAGTGCCCATGATGAAGGATATTATTCAGAAGGCAGTTtcggaagaggaaagaacaTGCAGAGGAAAGGCCATCGAATGTATATCTATCATCGGTCTTTCcgtggggaaggaaatatttttagaAGACGCAAAGGAATGTATGAATGCATTACTTCAAATTAGTAGTACCAAAATGGATCCTGATGATACGGTTAAGGAGTATATACAGGAAGCAATTGGAAGGATATGTAGAGCATTGGGAAATGACTTTTTCCCCTACCTGAGCAGCATCGTACCGACCATTTTGTCGCTCTTAAGCATTTTGCCTAAACCGTTAACggatgatgaggaagatCTAACCATTACTATGGTTTCTAATGGTCAGTACGTAGGGTTGAAAACGTCCCTTTTGGAAGACCAGGAAAAGGCTCTGGACCTTCTGATCATTATCATTGAGGTATTGAAGGAGAATTATAAGGATTATATAGAAGCCACCGCCACGGCTGTGTTGCCCATGCTGAATTACGAACTGTCTGACGAGATAAAGCAGAAGGCTTTGACTGCCGTTAGTGAGTTGATAGAGGCCGCCAAAATTCTCTCAGAAAAAACGGACAACAACAAAACTATGCTGCATGCTATCCTAACAGCGGCTGCAGAAAAGGTTCTGAAGAGTCTATCGGATACGAAGCTAGATGATAATTATGAATACATCTTAGACGTAATGATTATCGAATCGAATGGGTTGTACATGTGTTTACAGAAGGCGGGTGCAAATGTGCTTCCCGATGGAACCCTGAAATTATTCTTCAACCAGATTTTCAAACTCCTACAATGCTCGACAGATAGAAGAGTGGTATataatcagaaaaaaaataacgaagATGTTGATGAGGACGAGTTGTTAATCATCGACCGAGAGGAAGAGTTAGAACAAAACTATCGAACCAACTTGTTAGACATTTTAGGAGTACTGATTAAATATCACTCCACGCAGTTCCTAAACACCTGTTGCGACATTTGTATTACCTTCATTAACACGTATATGAACTCTCCTAACGCGGAAGACGTTGCGTTGGCTTTATACGTCTGTGATGACTTGCTAGAGTTTTTACAAGAAAACAGTGTGTGCCTATGGGAATATTTCATGAACCCACTGTTACTAAACATTAACCACACGGATGACAAGGTAAAACAAGCCGCTTGCTATGGAGTTATTCAAGCCACCAAAATTGAAGCCTTCAGCAAATATGCAAATGTAGCTGTGGAATATCTCCTAAAATTAGTGCACCAAAATACTTCCGGTAAGAAACCGAAGGAATTCATTTCAGCAATTGACAACGCCGTTGCTGCTTTGGGAGATATCGTCCTAATGCACACGTCCAAATTTAACAACGCGGAAGAGCTAATAAAATTATGGTTAAATAATTTGCCAATCAAGGAAGACGATGCGGAGGGTAGAAGAGTTCACAAAAATCTGATCGACTTAGTTACACAAAATCATCCACTTCTCTTTGGTAAGGATAATTCCAACACTGCGAAAATtatagaaatatttttaaccaTCTATGAGACGGACTTCTCGGACGCCGATTGCAACAAGAAGATTGCTTCCCTCATTAATTCTCTTGACCAGGCCTACCTCAGCAACTTGGCTTCTTCAGCCTTAACCAACAAGCAGGCCAAGAAGCTCAACCATATTGTTAACAGCAACAGAAAGTAA